The following nucleotide sequence is from Kiritimatiella glycovorans.
CCTCTGACCGGCCGAAGACAACACCATGAATTGACATATTTTCACCGGGGGCAAGGACGGGTGTGGACGGGCGGGCGCACCTATCCGGTCGCTGGCGGAGAGATGGTGTTGATTCGAGCGGAAGATTTCCTGCGATTTGAGGTGGATGAGGGTGAGTCACTGGAGCGTCATGCGCTGCAGTTCGAGGTTTGCGATGAGCGGGGGCGTTATGTCCGTTTGCCTGAAACCCGCTTTCCGGTTTATCGCAGAACCGACGATCCGCCTTTCTGGCACGGGGCGATCCGCACGGTGCGGAACCTCTTCTACGCCGGGTATTCGCGGGAGAGCGCGCACTGGATGAAGGCCCTGCTCACGCTATACGGGCTCGATCTCGAACGGCACGAGGCGGGCGGGCGCAATGACCGTCTGGACAGGCTTTCCGGATTGTGCGAGCGGATTCGGCGAGATCCGGCGAACGCGCCGACGGTGGCCGCGATGGTTCGCGGGTTTCATTCTTCGCACCGCCATTTC
It contains:
- a CDS encoding helix-turn-helix domain-containing protein, which encodes MKRVQSLPVLEEKACEALRWDALVTKSFRDDLVCTRDYTGIPLTGRRQHHELTYFHRGQGRVWTGGRTYPVAGGEMVLIRAEDFLRFEVDEGESLERHALQFEVCDERGRYVRLPETRFPVYRRTDDPPFWHGAIRTVRNLFYAGYSRESAHWMKALLTLYGLDLERHEAGGRNDRLDRLSGLCERIRRDPANAPTVAAMVRGFHSSHRHFIECFRAYAGETPRRYLLRARMEKAEMLLRETNWTVARIAGEIGYANPFKFSEQFKTWRGASPSGYRANHGAV